The following coding sequences are from one Hippopotamus amphibius kiboko isolate mHipAmp2 chromosome 9, mHipAmp2.hap2, whole genome shotgun sequence window:
- the NTN3 gene encoding netrin-3: MPGWPWGLLLTAGTISAALSPGPPAPADPCHDEGGAPRGCVPGLVNAALGREVLASSTCGRPATRACDASDPRRAHPATLLTSAGGTTSPVCWRSDSLTQVPLNVTLTVPLGKAFELVFVSLRFCSAPPTSVALLKSQDHGRSWTPLGFFSSRCGLDYGRVPAPADGPAGPGPEALCFPEPQAQPDGGGLLAFSVQDGSPPGLDLDSSPVLQDWVTATDIQVVLTRPTMLENMRDAMAVVPYSYSATELQVGGRCKCNGHASRCLLDTQGHLICDCRHGTEGPDCSRCKPFYCDRPWQRATAREAHACLACSCNGHARRCRFNMELYRLSGRRSGGVCLNCRHNTAGRHCHYCREGFYRDPGRALSDRRACRACDCHPVGAAGKTCNQTTGQCPCKDGVTGLTCNRCAPGFQQSRSPVAPCVKTPVPGPTEESSPVEPQDCDLHCKPARGSYRISLKKFCRKDYAVQVAVGARGEARGSWTRFPVAVLAVFRSGEERARRGSSTLWVPARDAACGCPRLLPGRRYLLLGGGPGAAVGGPGGRGPGLSAARGSLVLPWRDAWTRRLRRLQRRERRGRCGAA; this comes from the exons ATGCCCGGCTGGCCCTGGGGGCTGCTGCTGACCGCGGGCACGATCTCCGCCGCTCTGAGCCCGgggccgccggcgcccgccgacCCCTGCCATGACGAGGGGGGCGCGCCCCGAGGCTGCGTGCCTGGCCTGGTGAACGCGGCCTTGGGCCGCGAGGTGCTGGCATCCAGCACGTGCGGGCGGCCGGCCACGCGGGCCTGCGACGCTTCGGACCCGCGGCGGGCACACCCCGCCACCCTCCTGACCTCCGCAGGGGGCACCACGAGCCCCGTGTGCTGGCGTTCCGACTCGCTGACGCAGGTGCCCCTCAACGTGACCCTCACAGTGCCCCTCGGCAAAGCTTTTGAGCTGGTGTTTGTGAGCCTGCGCTTCTGCTCAGCACCCCCCACTTCGGTGGCCCTGCTCAAGTCGCAGGACCACGGCCGAAGCTGGACCCCACTGGGCTTCTTCTCCTCCCGCTGCGGCCTAGACTACGGCCGCGTGCCTGCCCCTGCCGATGGCCCAGCTGGCCCCGGGCCCGAAGCCCTGTGCTTCCCtgagccccaggcccagcctgaTGGTGGTGGCCTTCTGGCCTTCAGCGTGCAGGACGGCAGCCCTCCAGGCCTGGATCTGGACAGCAGTCCGGTGCTCCAAGACTGGGTGACTGCCACAGACATTCAGGTAGTGCTCACAAGGCCTACCATGCTGGAGAACATGAGGGACGCCATGGCCGTGGTCCCTTACTCTTACTCAGCCACTGAGCTCCAGGTGGGTGGGCGCTGTAAGTGCAATGGGCATGCCTCCAGGTGCCTGCTGGACACCCAGGGCCACTTGATCTGCGACTGTCGGCATGGCACCGAGGGCCCCGACTGCAGCCGCTGCAAGCCCTTCTACTGCGACAGGCCATGGCAGCGGGCCACGGCCCGGGAAGCCCACGCCTGCCTTG CTTGCTCCTGCAATGGCCATGCCCGCCGCTGCCGTTTCAACATGGAGCTGTACCGACTGTCTGGCCGCCGCAGTGGCGGTGTCTGCCTCAACTGCCGGCACAATACTGCTGGCCGGCACTGCCACTACTGCCGGGAGGGCTTCTATCGAGACCCGGGCCGTGCCCTGAGTGACCGCCGCGCTTGTAGGG CCTGTGACTGTCACCCTGTTGGTGCTGCTGGCAAAACCTGCAACCAGACCACAGGCCAGTGTCCCTGCAAGGATGGCGTCACTGGCCTCACCTGCAACCGCTGTGCCCCTGGCTTCCAGCAGAGCCGTTCTCCAGTGGCACCCTGCGTTA AGACCCCCGTCCCTGGACCCACTGAGGAGAGCAGTCCTGTGGAGCCCCAGG ACTGCGACTTGCACTGCAAACCGGCCCGCGGCAGCTACCGCATCAGCCTGAAAAAGTTCTGCAGGAAGGACTACG CGGTGCAGGTGGCTGTGGGTGCGCGCGGCGAGGCGCGCGGTTCCTGGACGCGCTTCCCGGTGGCCGTGCTCGCCGTGTTCCGGAGCGGCGAGGAGCGCGCGCGGCGCGGGAGCAGCACGCTGTGGGTGCCTGCGCGGGACGCCGCCTGCGGCTGCCCACGCCTACTGCCCGGCCGCCGCTACCTGCTGCTGGGGGGCGGGCCGGGTGCCGCGGTGGGGGGCCCAGGGGGCCGGGGGCCTGGGCTCAGCGCCGCCCGCGGGAGCCTCGTGTTGCCCTGGCGGGATGCGTGGACGAGGCGCCTTCGGAGGCTGCAGCGGCGCGAGCGGCGGGGGCGCTGCGGGGCGGCCTGA
- the TEDC2 gene encoding tubulin epsilon and delta complex protein 2 isoform X5, translated as MLPAGSVRRLAAELWDALDSCAEQQRQLERSLRVSRRLLRAWEPAETPASEPTPGPGANEEAPSAACTPSPQDLKELELLTQALEKAVRVRKGISKAGEGDKAPILKPGSIATSPATRASARLSTSRGAGSHAAETKPPRGMRYTRVPAKDLPQRRLLSVGDGACMGKGATKPEPGLRDQQIVPSAASRAPEAFTLKDKGILLQLPEVFRKAASRNSCLWAQLSSTQTSDSVDAATTAKTQFLQKMQTTSGWPGSRLSVAEVEVEVGRLQKACSLLRLRMGEELTADPKDWMQEYRCLLTLEGLQAIVGQYLHRLQDLRTVVEQQLGPWPEGRLPRASSPCAGGADPIWSPQLLLYSSTQELKTLAALRLRVAMLHQQIHLEKVLMGELLPLVSKQEPLGPPWLALCRAVYSLLCEGGQRFLTILREEEPAN; from the exons ATGTTGCCCGCCGGCAGCGTGCGCCG GCTGGCGGCCGAGCTGTGGGACGCCCTGGATTCCTGCGCTGAGCAACAGCGGCAGCTGGAGCGGAGCCTGCGAGTCTCCCGGCGGCTGCTGCGTGCCTG GGAACCAGCCGAGACCCCGGCTTCGGAACCAACCCCAGGACCAGGAGCTAATGAAGAGGCCCCTTCTGCAG CATGCACACCCAGCCCCCAAGACCTCAAGGAGCTGGAGCTTCTGACCCAGGCACTGGAGAAGGCTGTACGGGTGCGAAAAGGCATCTCAAAGGCTGGCGAAGGAGACAAGGCCCCCATCCTGAAGCCTGGGTCCATTGCTACTTCCCCTGCCACCAGAGCTTCTGCCCGACTCAGCACCTCACGTGGGGCTGGCAGCCATGCAGCTGAGACAAAGCCCCCCAGGGGCATGCGCTATACCAGGGTGCCTGCAAAGGATCTCCCCCAGCGCAGGCTTCTGTCAGTGGGGGATGGGGCCTGTATGGGGAAAGGGGCCACCAAGCCTGAACCAGGCCTCAGGGACCAACAAATAGTCCCATCGGCTGCTTCTCGGGCCCCAGAAGCTTTTACACTCAAGGATAAGGG GATCCTGCTGCAGCTGCCCGAGGTATTCAGGAAAGCAGCTTCCCGAAATTCCTG CCTGTGGGCCCAGCTCAGCTCTACACAGACCAGTGATTCTGTGGATGCTGCTACCACCGCCAAAACCCAGTTCCTCCAGAAAATGCAGACAACC TCAGGCTGGCCCGGCTCCAGGCTCAGCGTCGccgaggtggaggtggaggtggggcgcCTGCAGAAGGCCTGCTCGCTGCTAAGACTTCGAATGGGGGAAGAGCTCACGGCAG ACCCCAAGGACTGGATGCAGGAGTACCGCTGCCTGCTTACCCTGGAGGGCCTGCAGGCCATCGTGGGGCAGTAtctccacaggctgcaggatctgCGCACAG TGGTGGAACAGCAGCTGGGGCCATGGCCTGAGGGGAGACTCCCCAGGGCCTCCTCGCCCTGTGCAGGAGGAGCAGACCCCATTTGGAGCCCCCAGTTGCTTCTCTACTCCAGTACCCAGGAGCTGAAAACCCTGGCAGCCCTCAGGCTGCGGGTGGCCATGCTGCACCAGCAGATCCACCTGGAAAAG GTCCTGATGGGCGAACTCCTCCCCCTGGTGAGCAAGCAGGAGCCGCTGGGGCCACCCTGGCTAGCACTGTGCCGGGCTGTGTACAGCCTGCTCTGCGAGGGAGGTCAGCGCTTCCTCACCATCCTTCGGGAAGAAGAGCCTGCTAACTGA
- the TEDC2 gene encoding tubulin epsilon and delta complex protein 2 isoform X2 — MLPAGSVRRLAAELWDALDSCAEQQRQLERSLRVSRRLLRAWEPAETPASEPTPGPGANEEAPSAACTPSPQDLKELELLTQALEKAVRVRKGISKAGEGDKAPILKPGSIATSPATRASARLSTSRGAGSHAAETKPPRGMRYTRVPAKDLPQRRLLSVGDGACMGKGATKPEPGLRDQQIVPSAASRAPEAFTLKDKGILLQLPEVFRKAASRNSCLWAQLSSTQTSDSVDAATTAKTQFLQKMQTTVSLRGLGGWRTEVLALNLVSLRRSNSRESHCRTQPLGKAEGPGYRGISLTCMQSGWPGSRLSVAEVEVEVGRLQKACSLLRLRMGEELTADPKDWMQEYRCLLTLEGLQAIVGQYLHRLQDLRTVVEQQLGPWPEGRLPRASSPCAGGADPIWSPQLLLYSSTQELKTLAALRLRVAMLHQQIHLEKVLMGELLPLVSKQEPLGPPWLALCRAVYSLLCEGGQRFLTILREEEPAN, encoded by the exons ATGTTGCCCGCCGGCAGCGTGCGCCG GCTGGCGGCCGAGCTGTGGGACGCCCTGGATTCCTGCGCTGAGCAACAGCGGCAGCTGGAGCGGAGCCTGCGAGTCTCCCGGCGGCTGCTGCGTGCCTG GGAACCAGCCGAGACCCCGGCTTCGGAACCAACCCCAGGACCAGGAGCTAATGAAGAGGCCCCTTCTGCAG CATGCACACCCAGCCCCCAAGACCTCAAGGAGCTGGAGCTTCTGACCCAGGCACTGGAGAAGGCTGTACGGGTGCGAAAAGGCATCTCAAAGGCTGGCGAAGGAGACAAGGCCCCCATCCTGAAGCCTGGGTCCATTGCTACTTCCCCTGCCACCAGAGCTTCTGCCCGACTCAGCACCTCACGTGGGGCTGGCAGCCATGCAGCTGAGACAAAGCCCCCCAGGGGCATGCGCTATACCAGGGTGCCTGCAAAGGATCTCCCCCAGCGCAGGCTTCTGTCAGTGGGGGATGGGGCCTGTATGGGGAAAGGGGCCACCAAGCCTGAACCAGGCCTCAGGGACCAACAAATAGTCCCATCGGCTGCTTCTCGGGCCCCAGAAGCTTTTACACTCAAGGATAAGGG GATCCTGCTGCAGCTGCCCGAGGTATTCAGGAAAGCAGCTTCCCGAAATTCCTG CCTGTGGGCCCAGCTCAGCTCTACACAGACCAGTGATTCTGTGGATGCTGCTACCACCGCCAAAACCCAGTTCCTCCAGAAAATGCAGACAACCGTATCCTTGAGGGGCTTGGGGGGCTGGAGGACAGAGGTTCTGGCTCTAAACCTGGTGAGTTTGAGGAGGAGCAACTCCAGGGAGAGCCACTGCAGGACCCAGCCCTTGGGGAAAGCGGAGGGGCCTGGCTACAGGGGAATTTCCCTGACCTGCATGCAGTCAGGCTGGCCCGGCTCCAGGCTCAGCGTCGccgaggtggaggtggaggtggggcgcCTGCAGAAGGCCTGCTCGCTGCTAAGACTTCGAATGGGGGAAGAGCTCACGGCAG ACCCCAAGGACTGGATGCAGGAGTACCGCTGCCTGCTTACCCTGGAGGGCCTGCAGGCCATCGTGGGGCAGTAtctccacaggctgcaggatctgCGCACAG TGGTGGAACAGCAGCTGGGGCCATGGCCTGAGGGGAGACTCCCCAGGGCCTCCTCGCCCTGTGCAGGAGGAGCAGACCCCATTTGGAGCCCCCAGTTGCTTCTCTACTCCAGTACCCAGGAGCTGAAAACCCTGGCAGCCCTCAGGCTGCGGGTGGCCATGCTGCACCAGCAGATCCACCTGGAAAAG GTCCTGATGGGCGAACTCCTCCCCCTGGTGAGCAAGCAGGAGCCGCTGGGGCCACCCTGGCTAGCACTGTGCCGGGCTGTGTACAGCCTGCTCTGCGAGGGAGGTCAGCGCTTCCTCACCATCCTTCGGGAAGAAGAGCCTGCTAACTGA
- the TEDC2 gene encoding tubulin epsilon and delta complex protein 2 isoform X6, with protein MLPAGSVRRLAAELWDALDSCAEQQRQLERSLRVSRRLLRAWEPAETPASEPTPGPGANEEAPSAACTPSPQDLKELELLTQALEKAVRVRKGISKAGEGDKAPILKPGSIATSPATRASARLSTSRGAGSHAAETKPPRGMRYTRVPAKDLPQRRLLSVGDGACMGKGATKPEPGLRDQQIVPSAASRAPEAFTLKDKGILLQLPEVFRKAASRNSCLWAQLSSTQTSDSVDAATTAKTQFLQKMQTTVSLRGLGGWRTEVLALNLVSLRRSNSRESHCRTQPLGKAEGPGYRGISLTCMQSGWPGSRLSVAEVEVEVGRLQKACSLLRLRMGEELTADPKDWMQEYRCLLTLEGLQAIVGQYLHRLQDLRTVPRS; from the exons ATGTTGCCCGCCGGCAGCGTGCGCCG GCTGGCGGCCGAGCTGTGGGACGCCCTGGATTCCTGCGCTGAGCAACAGCGGCAGCTGGAGCGGAGCCTGCGAGTCTCCCGGCGGCTGCTGCGTGCCTG GGAACCAGCCGAGACCCCGGCTTCGGAACCAACCCCAGGACCAGGAGCTAATGAAGAGGCCCCTTCTGCAG CATGCACACCCAGCCCCCAAGACCTCAAGGAGCTGGAGCTTCTGACCCAGGCACTGGAGAAGGCTGTACGGGTGCGAAAAGGCATCTCAAAGGCTGGCGAAGGAGACAAGGCCCCCATCCTGAAGCCTGGGTCCATTGCTACTTCCCCTGCCACCAGAGCTTCTGCCCGACTCAGCACCTCACGTGGGGCTGGCAGCCATGCAGCTGAGACAAAGCCCCCCAGGGGCATGCGCTATACCAGGGTGCCTGCAAAGGATCTCCCCCAGCGCAGGCTTCTGTCAGTGGGGGATGGGGCCTGTATGGGGAAAGGGGCCACCAAGCCTGAACCAGGCCTCAGGGACCAACAAATAGTCCCATCGGCTGCTTCTCGGGCCCCAGAAGCTTTTACACTCAAGGATAAGGG GATCCTGCTGCAGCTGCCCGAGGTATTCAGGAAAGCAGCTTCCCGAAATTCCTG CCTGTGGGCCCAGCTCAGCTCTACACAGACCAGTGATTCTGTGGATGCTGCTACCACCGCCAAAACCCAGTTCCTCCAGAAAATGCAGACAACCGTATCCTTGAGGGGCTTGGGGGGCTGGAGGACAGAGGTTCTGGCTCTAAACCTGGTGAGTTTGAGGAGGAGCAACTCCAGGGAGAGCCACTGCAGGACCCAGCCCTTGGGGAAAGCGGAGGGGCCTGGCTACAGGGGAATTTCCCTGACCTGCATGCAGTCAGGCTGGCCCGGCTCCAGGCTCAGCGTCGccgaggtggaggtggaggtggggcgcCTGCAGAAGGCCTGCTCGCTGCTAAGACTTCGAATGGGGGAAGAGCTCACGGCAG ACCCCAAGGACTGGATGCAGGAGTACCGCTGCCTGCTTACCCTGGAGGGCCTGCAGGCCATCGTGGGGCAGTAtctccacaggctgcaggatctgCGCACAG TACCCAGGAGCTGA
- the TEDC2 gene encoding tubulin epsilon and delta complex protein 2 isoform X4, which yields MLPAGSVRRLAAELWDALDSCAEQQRQLERSLRVSRRLLRAWEPAETPASEPTPGPGANEEAPSAACTPSPQDLKELELLTQALEKAVRVRKGISKAGEGDKAPILKPGSIATSPATRASARLSTSRGAGSHAAETKPPRGMRYTRVPAKDLPQRRLLSVGDGACMGKGATKPEPGLRDQQIVPSAASRAPEAFTLKDKGILLQLPEVFRKAASRNSCLWAQLSSTQTSDSVDAATTAKTQFLQKMQTTSGWPGSRLSVAEVEVEVGRLQKACSLLRLRMGEELTADPKDWMQEYRCLLTLEGLQAIVGQYLHRLQDLRTAVVEQQLGPWPEGRLPRASSPCAGGADPIWSPQLLLYSSTQELKTLAALRLRVAMLHQQIHLEKVLMGELLPLVSKQEPLGPPWLALCRAVYSLLCEGGQRFLTILREEEPAN from the exons ATGTTGCCCGCCGGCAGCGTGCGCCG GCTGGCGGCCGAGCTGTGGGACGCCCTGGATTCCTGCGCTGAGCAACAGCGGCAGCTGGAGCGGAGCCTGCGAGTCTCCCGGCGGCTGCTGCGTGCCTG GGAACCAGCCGAGACCCCGGCTTCGGAACCAACCCCAGGACCAGGAGCTAATGAAGAGGCCCCTTCTGCAG CATGCACACCCAGCCCCCAAGACCTCAAGGAGCTGGAGCTTCTGACCCAGGCACTGGAGAAGGCTGTACGGGTGCGAAAAGGCATCTCAAAGGCTGGCGAAGGAGACAAGGCCCCCATCCTGAAGCCTGGGTCCATTGCTACTTCCCCTGCCACCAGAGCTTCTGCCCGACTCAGCACCTCACGTGGGGCTGGCAGCCATGCAGCTGAGACAAAGCCCCCCAGGGGCATGCGCTATACCAGGGTGCCTGCAAAGGATCTCCCCCAGCGCAGGCTTCTGTCAGTGGGGGATGGGGCCTGTATGGGGAAAGGGGCCACCAAGCCTGAACCAGGCCTCAGGGACCAACAAATAGTCCCATCGGCTGCTTCTCGGGCCCCAGAAGCTTTTACACTCAAGGATAAGGG GATCCTGCTGCAGCTGCCCGAGGTATTCAGGAAAGCAGCTTCCCGAAATTCCTG CCTGTGGGCCCAGCTCAGCTCTACACAGACCAGTGATTCTGTGGATGCTGCTACCACCGCCAAAACCCAGTTCCTCCAGAAAATGCAGACAACC TCAGGCTGGCCCGGCTCCAGGCTCAGCGTCGccgaggtggaggtggaggtggggcgcCTGCAGAAGGCCTGCTCGCTGCTAAGACTTCGAATGGGGGAAGAGCTCACGGCAG ACCCCAAGGACTGGATGCAGGAGTACCGCTGCCTGCTTACCCTGGAGGGCCTGCAGGCCATCGTGGGGCAGTAtctccacaggctgcaggatctgCGCACAG CAGTGGTGGAACAGCAGCTGGGGCCATGGCCTGAGGGGAGACTCCCCAGGGCCTCCTCGCCCTGTGCAGGAGGAGCAGACCCCATTTGGAGCCCCCAGTTGCTTCTCTACTCCAGTACCCAGGAGCTGAAAACCCTGGCAGCCCTCAGGCTGCGGGTGGCCATGCTGCACCAGCAGATCCACCTGGAAAAG GTCCTGATGGGCGAACTCCTCCCCCTGGTGAGCAAGCAGGAGCCGCTGGGGCCACCCTGGCTAGCACTGTGCCGGGCTGTGTACAGCCTGCTCTGCGAGGGAGGTCAGCGCTTCCTCACCATCCTTCGGGAAGAAGAGCCTGCTAACTGA
- the TEDC2 gene encoding tubulin epsilon and delta complex protein 2 isoform X3, translating into MLPAGSVRRLAAELWDALDSCAEQQRQLERSLRVSRRLLRAWEPAETPASEPTPGPGANEEAPSAACTPSPQDLKELELLTQALEKAVRVRKGISKAGEGDKAPILKPGSIATSPATRASARLSTSRGAGSHAAETKPPRGMRYTRVPAKDLPQRRLLSVGDGACMGKGATKPEPGLRDQQIVPSAASRAPEAFTLKDKGILLQLPEVFRKAASRNSCLWAQLSSTQTSDSVDAATTAKTQFLQKMQTTVSLRGLGGWRTEVLALNLVSLRRSNSRESHCRTQPLGKAEGPGYRGISLTCMQSGWPGSRLSVAEVEVEVGRLQKACSLLRLRMGEELTADPKDWMQEYRCLLTLEGLQAIVGQYLHRLQDLRTGGADPIWSPQLLLYSSTQELKTLAALRLRVAMLHQQIHLEKVLMGELLPLVSKQEPLGPPWLALCRAVYSLLCEGGQRFLTILREEEPAN; encoded by the exons ATGTTGCCCGCCGGCAGCGTGCGCCG GCTGGCGGCCGAGCTGTGGGACGCCCTGGATTCCTGCGCTGAGCAACAGCGGCAGCTGGAGCGGAGCCTGCGAGTCTCCCGGCGGCTGCTGCGTGCCTG GGAACCAGCCGAGACCCCGGCTTCGGAACCAACCCCAGGACCAGGAGCTAATGAAGAGGCCCCTTCTGCAG CATGCACACCCAGCCCCCAAGACCTCAAGGAGCTGGAGCTTCTGACCCAGGCACTGGAGAAGGCTGTACGGGTGCGAAAAGGCATCTCAAAGGCTGGCGAAGGAGACAAGGCCCCCATCCTGAAGCCTGGGTCCATTGCTACTTCCCCTGCCACCAGAGCTTCTGCCCGACTCAGCACCTCACGTGGGGCTGGCAGCCATGCAGCTGAGACAAAGCCCCCCAGGGGCATGCGCTATACCAGGGTGCCTGCAAAGGATCTCCCCCAGCGCAGGCTTCTGTCAGTGGGGGATGGGGCCTGTATGGGGAAAGGGGCCACCAAGCCTGAACCAGGCCTCAGGGACCAACAAATAGTCCCATCGGCTGCTTCTCGGGCCCCAGAAGCTTTTACACTCAAGGATAAGGG GATCCTGCTGCAGCTGCCCGAGGTATTCAGGAAAGCAGCTTCCCGAAATTCCTG CCTGTGGGCCCAGCTCAGCTCTACACAGACCAGTGATTCTGTGGATGCTGCTACCACCGCCAAAACCCAGTTCCTCCAGAAAATGCAGACAACCGTATCCTTGAGGGGCTTGGGGGGCTGGAGGACAGAGGTTCTGGCTCTAAACCTGGTGAGTTTGAGGAGGAGCAACTCCAGGGAGAGCCACTGCAGGACCCAGCCCTTGGGGAAAGCGGAGGGGCCTGGCTACAGGGGAATTTCCCTGACCTGCATGCAGTCAGGCTGGCCCGGCTCCAGGCTCAGCGTCGccgaggtggaggtggaggtggggcgcCTGCAGAAGGCCTGCTCGCTGCTAAGACTTCGAATGGGGGAAGAGCTCACGGCAG ACCCCAAGGACTGGATGCAGGAGTACCGCTGCCTGCTTACCCTGGAGGGCCTGCAGGCCATCGTGGGGCAGTAtctccacaggctgcaggatctgCGCACAG GAGGAGCAGACCCCATTTGGAGCCCCCAGTTGCTTCTCTACTCCAGTACCCAGGAGCTGAAAACCCTGGCAGCCCTCAGGCTGCGGGTGGCCATGCTGCACCAGCAGATCCACCTGGAAAAG GTCCTGATGGGCGAACTCCTCCCCCTGGTGAGCAAGCAGGAGCCGCTGGGGCCACCCTGGCTAGCACTGTGCCGGGCTGTGTACAGCCTGCTCTGCGAGGGAGGTCAGCGCTTCCTCACCATCCTTCGGGAAGAAGAGCCTGCTAACTGA
- the TEDC2 gene encoding tubulin epsilon and delta complex protein 2 isoform X1, with translation MLPAGSVRRLAAELWDALDSCAEQQRQLERSLRVSRRLLRAWEPAETPASEPTPGPGANEEAPSAACTPSPQDLKELELLTQALEKAVRVRKGISKAGEGDKAPILKPGSIATSPATRASARLSTSRGAGSHAAETKPPRGMRYTRVPAKDLPQRRLLSVGDGACMGKGATKPEPGLRDQQIVPSAASRAPEAFTLKDKGILLQLPEVFRKAASRNSCLWAQLSSTQTSDSVDAATTAKTQFLQKMQTTVSLRGLGGWRTEVLALNLVSLRRSNSRESHCRTQPLGKAEGPGYRGISLTCMQSGWPGSRLSVAEVEVEVGRLQKACSLLRLRMGEELTADPKDWMQEYRCLLTLEGLQAIVGQYLHRLQDLRTAVVEQQLGPWPEGRLPRASSPCAGGADPIWSPQLLLYSSTQELKTLAALRLRVAMLHQQIHLEKVLMGELLPLVSKQEPLGPPWLALCRAVYSLLCEGGQRFLTILREEEPAN, from the exons ATGTTGCCCGCCGGCAGCGTGCGCCG GCTGGCGGCCGAGCTGTGGGACGCCCTGGATTCCTGCGCTGAGCAACAGCGGCAGCTGGAGCGGAGCCTGCGAGTCTCCCGGCGGCTGCTGCGTGCCTG GGAACCAGCCGAGACCCCGGCTTCGGAACCAACCCCAGGACCAGGAGCTAATGAAGAGGCCCCTTCTGCAG CATGCACACCCAGCCCCCAAGACCTCAAGGAGCTGGAGCTTCTGACCCAGGCACTGGAGAAGGCTGTACGGGTGCGAAAAGGCATCTCAAAGGCTGGCGAAGGAGACAAGGCCCCCATCCTGAAGCCTGGGTCCATTGCTACTTCCCCTGCCACCAGAGCTTCTGCCCGACTCAGCACCTCACGTGGGGCTGGCAGCCATGCAGCTGAGACAAAGCCCCCCAGGGGCATGCGCTATACCAGGGTGCCTGCAAAGGATCTCCCCCAGCGCAGGCTTCTGTCAGTGGGGGATGGGGCCTGTATGGGGAAAGGGGCCACCAAGCCTGAACCAGGCCTCAGGGACCAACAAATAGTCCCATCGGCTGCTTCTCGGGCCCCAGAAGCTTTTACACTCAAGGATAAGGG GATCCTGCTGCAGCTGCCCGAGGTATTCAGGAAAGCAGCTTCCCGAAATTCCTG CCTGTGGGCCCAGCTCAGCTCTACACAGACCAGTGATTCTGTGGATGCTGCTACCACCGCCAAAACCCAGTTCCTCCAGAAAATGCAGACAACCGTATCCTTGAGGGGCTTGGGGGGCTGGAGGACAGAGGTTCTGGCTCTAAACCTGGTGAGTTTGAGGAGGAGCAACTCCAGGGAGAGCCACTGCAGGACCCAGCCCTTGGGGAAAGCGGAGGGGCCTGGCTACAGGGGAATTTCCCTGACCTGCATGCAGTCAGGCTGGCCCGGCTCCAGGCTCAGCGTCGccgaggtggaggtggaggtggggcgcCTGCAGAAGGCCTGCTCGCTGCTAAGACTTCGAATGGGGGAAGAGCTCACGGCAG ACCCCAAGGACTGGATGCAGGAGTACCGCTGCCTGCTTACCCTGGAGGGCCTGCAGGCCATCGTGGGGCAGTAtctccacaggctgcaggatctgCGCACAG CAGTGGTGGAACAGCAGCTGGGGCCATGGCCTGAGGGGAGACTCCCCAGGGCCTCCTCGCCCTGTGCAGGAGGAGCAGACCCCATTTGGAGCCCCCAGTTGCTTCTCTACTCCAGTACCCAGGAGCTGAAAACCCTGGCAGCCCTCAGGCTGCGGGTGGCCATGCTGCACCAGCAGATCCACCTGGAAAAG GTCCTGATGGGCGAACTCCTCCCCCTGGTGAGCAAGCAGGAGCCGCTGGGGCCACCCTGGCTAGCACTGTGCCGGGCTGTGTACAGCCTGCTCTGCGAGGGAGGTCAGCGCTTCCTCACCATCCTTCGGGAAGAAGAGCCTGCTAACTGA